The window TCCTTTAAAGAAGCACTGGGTTTAACCGTTTTTGGTGCCGGAACAGGTAAGGAAGAATTCATATTCGCCAGATCCTTTCCATGCATCTGTGGGGATGGCAATGGCATGGGAGTTTGTTTGGAAATGGCAGCCATCTTAGGGAAGATACGGATGTTGGTAAGTTGTTCGAGCTGTGCGATGTTGATTTCTTGATACTCGTTTCCTGGAGCATTGTTAACAAGATAAGCTGCTCCCTGATTGGATGAGGGGTCATAAATCGCTTTGAATATCTTGGTGGGAACCAGAACCCTGCCTCCAATACGTTGAAGGTTTGTCCCGATGAAAATAGGGCCTGTAATGACGTAGAGTTCCCCTTTTTGTTTGGCAAGTGTTCTTGTGGCTTCTTCGATTCCTGACCACAACTTTGTATTGTTGTCATGGTCTTGCGGAACCATATTAGCAAGTGTAAAACATTCACTTTCACTTTGAGGCGTATTGAAATCCCTTGCAGGAGACATATGCCCTCTGTCATAGCCTGAGCGGGCATAATCAGAGAGTTCTGCTCGTTCATCAGAATTCAGGCGTTCTTCGGGATGGAAGTCATTGGAACGTTCGACTTTGATATTCAGTTT of the Sulfuricurvum sp. genome contains:
- a CDS encoding DNA/RNA non-specific endonuclease — encoded protein: MTSKILFSTLAIASILSAASTSCGGIYYGNNAPDILNPKLTPKTKELCYSEFAVMHSGLSRTPLWSAEHLYGSKLNIKVERSNDFHPEERLNSDERAELSDYARSGYDRGHMSPARDFNTPQSESECFTLANMVPQDHDNNTKLWSGIEEATRTLAKQKGELYVITGPIFIGTNLQRIGGRVLVPTKIFKAIYDPSSNQGAAYLVNNAPGNEYQEINIAQLEQLTNIRIFPKMAAISKQTPMPLPSPQMHGKDLANMNSSLPVPAPKTVKPSASLKEQCGTKHTCKEMTSCEEATFYFTQCHEAHLDGDGDGKPCNKLCK